The genomic region GGTGTGGGTAAGACATCGGATGAAATCGCTTATGCATTAGAGCAAGGGATTCATTGCTTTAATGTTGAATCGGTTGCTGAGCTCAGTCGTATCAACGCGGTAGCTGGTAAGCTAGGTAAAAAGGCGCCAATATCACTGCGTGTGAATCCTGACGTCGACGCAGGTACCCACCCCTACATATCGACAGGTTTAAAAGACAATAAATTTGGTATTGCGATCGAACAGGCGCCTGCGGTTTATCAGCAAGCCGCCGCAATGGAACATTTGCAAATCAGAGGCGTTGATTGTCATATTGGTTCGCAGCTTACCGAGTTGCAACCGTTTTTAGATGCGCTAGAGCGTGTCTTGTTATTGGTTGATAAACTGGCTTCTTTAGGGATTAAATTAATGCACCTTGATGTTGGTGGTGGCCTTGGTGTGCCGTATCAAGGGGAAAGGCCTCCACATCCGCAAGAATATGCCAAAGCCATTGCTGATAAAATGCAAGGCTATGATTTACAGCTTATTTATGAGCCGGGGCGGGCGATTATGGCCAATGCTGGTATTTTGGTCACCGAAGTTGAGTTTCTAAAAACCAATGAAGACAAGCGTTTTGCTATTGTCGATGCGGCAATGAATGACTTAATTCGGCCGTCTTTATACCAAGCATGGCAAGATATTGTTCCTGTACGTATTAATGATACAGTACCGCTTCACGATTACGATGTCGTGGGGCCAGTGTGTGAAACCGGCGATTTTCTCGGTAAAAACCGTCAACTGGCTATCGCCGAGGGCGATCTGCTTGCGGTTCGAAGCGCGGGCGCTTATGGCTTTACCATGAGCTCTAATTATAACTCTCGACCTCGTGCTGCTGAAGTTATGGTCGATGGTGAGAACAGTTACTTAATTCGTCAACGAGAACCGTTGCAATCGTTATGGATGGGCGAACATTTATTGCCGTAATGCCAGCATTAGATGATCGTTATATGAGGTAGGACAGACAATGTTGATGAACTTTTCGAAAATGCATGGCTTAGGCAATGACTTTTTGGTGTTAGATAACGTCACGCAAAACATTTTCTTATCACCAGAGCAAATACGTCGCCTTGCCGATCGTAATTTTGGTGTGGGATTTGATCAGTTGTTGGTGGTTGAGCCGCCGTATGATCCTGATTTGGATTTTCATTATCGCATTTTTAACGCTGATGGCAGTGAAGTGAATCAATGTGGTAACGGTGCCCGTTGTTTTGCTCGATTTGTGAAAATGAAAGGCTTAATTAATAAAAATAAAATTCGAGTATCAACAGCTTCGGGCAAAATGACGTTACATATTGAGCGCGACGGGCAAGTCACTGTGGCTATGCCTGTTCCCGAATTTGAGCCGGCGAAAATCCCCTTTACCGCACAAAAAGTCGAAGGTACCTATATTCTGCGCACAGATAACGAAACGGTATTTTGTGGTGTCGTATCTATGGGTAACCCGCATTGCGTGATCAATGTCGACTCTGTGCAAGATGCACCGGTTGCCACGTTAGGGGCTGAATTAGCCATACATGAGCGCTTCCCACAAGGTGCGAATATTGGTTTTATGGAAGTTGTTAACCCTAAATATGTAAAGCTACGTGTTTATGAGCGCGGTACTGCAGAAACGCTCGCGTGCGGTAGTGGTGCTTGCGGTGCTGTCGTGGTCGGTATCACCCAGAAAAAGTTGGATAATCAGGTTACGGTAGAATTACCAGGTGGCAAGCTGAAAATCTTTTGGAAAGGTCCAGGGCAACCCGTGAAAATGACTGGTCCAGCCGAGCATGTTTTTGATGGATATTTACATTTATAAATGAGACGAGATTTGGAAAATAATAATAATTTAGCAACGCCCGTGTGTGACGATGAAACACAATTGCTTAACGATGAATTAGTGGTTACTTATTTGCAAGACAACCCCGACTTTTTCCTGCGTAACCCACAGTTAGTATCATCGATTAAATTTGCTGACACCCAGCGCGGGGTTATCTCCTTAGTCGAGCGCCAACAACAAGTACAGCGTCAAAAGATTCATTTGCTGGAAGAAGAAATCACTCAACTATTGTCGGTAGCCAATGTTAATGAGCGCTTATTTGCGATTTATAACGACCTGTATTTGCAATTGATCGCCAGCCAAAATCTGACCGAGTTCTTTGA from Thalassotalea sp. Sam97 harbors:
- the lysA gene encoding diaminopimelate decarboxylase, with product MDFFTRNQDLLFAEQCSVEELAKTYGTPLYVYSRATIERHWHAFDQAAKGTDHLICYAVKASSNLAILNILARLGSGFDIVSKGELARVIEAGGDPSKVVFSGVGKTSDEIAYALEQGIHCFNVESVAELSRINAVAGKLGKKAPISLRVNPDVDAGTHPYISTGLKDNKFGIAIEQAPAVYQQAAAMEHLQIRGVDCHIGSQLTELQPFLDALERVLLLVDKLASLGIKLMHLDVGGGLGVPYQGERPPHPQEYAKAIADKMQGYDLQLIYEPGRAIMANAGILVTEVEFLKTNEDKRFAIVDAAMNDLIRPSLYQAWQDIVPVRINDTVPLHDYDVVGPVCETGDFLGKNRQLAIAEGDLLAVRSAGAYGFTMSSNYNSRPRAAEVMVDGENSYLIRQREPLQSLWMGEHLLP
- the dapF gene encoding diaminopimelate epimerase; its protein translation is MLMNFSKMHGLGNDFLVLDNVTQNIFLSPEQIRRLADRNFGVGFDQLLVVEPPYDPDLDFHYRIFNADGSEVNQCGNGARCFARFVKMKGLINKNKIRVSTASGKMTLHIERDGQVTVAMPVPEFEPAKIPFTAQKVEGTYILRTDNETVFCGVVSMGNPHCVINVDSVQDAPVATLGAELAIHERFPQGANIGFMEVVNPKYVKLRVYERGTAETLACGSGACGAVVVGITQKKLDNQVTVELPGGKLKIFWKGPGQPVKMTGPAEHVFDGYLHL